A genomic window from Emys orbicularis isolate rEmyOrb1 chromosome 8, rEmyOrb1.hap1, whole genome shotgun sequence includes:
- the DMRTB1 gene encoding doublesex- and mab-3-related transcription factor B1 yields MEAEAAVMAEKAALRTPKCSRCRNHGFVVPVKGHTGHCRWKLCPCDKCALITERQKIMAAQKAMQGQDPDAPPRETSPPAACTPVHGKGRKVPAVGPNASEHSSHVAGCEGAKTAPAASSSSRTRTRRALPAPSSPLFGDFARPALPQECVVSPEYLEREPPKLYPGYSGMYSYHPFPMGFAINQPSCRGAPVSPGIPLQRGFRHVPSNHGPGSAAPLSMQDAGGDFQQGYYPTLPQFIPPGFLPGIHYIPPPLPLLAETPKEASAGTTDSRDSGVICECSQPSPQEETNGDHATYSKH; encoded by the exons ATGGAGGCCGAGGCGGCAGTGATGGCGGagaaggcagctctgcgcaccCCCAAGTGCTCCCGCTGCCGGAACCATGGCTTTGTGGTGCCAGTGAAGGGCCATACGGGCCACTGCCGCTGGAAGCTCTGCCCCTGCGACAAGTGTGCGCTCATCACCGAGCGCCAGAAGATCATGGCGGCTCAGAAGGCGATGCAGGGGCAGGACCCGGATGCCCCACCCAGGGAGACGTCTCCGCCTGCGGCCTGCACCCCGGTTCATGGTAAAGGTCGGAAGGTTCCTGCAGTTGGCCCCAACGCCTCTGAACACAGCAGCCACGTGGCCGGGTGTGAAGGAGCCAAGACCGccccagcagccagcagcagcagcagaaccaggACCCGCAGGGCACTACCTGCTCCCAGCTCCCCGCTCTTCGGGGACTTCG CCCGTCCTGCTTTGCCTCAAGAATGTGTTGTCAGCCCAGAATACCTGGAGAGAGAACCTCCAAAACTGTATCCTGGGTACTCTGGTATGTACTCATACCACCCATTCCCCATGGGCTTTGCCATCAATCAGCCAAGCTGCAGGGGAGCACCAGTGTCTCCAGGGATCCCCCTTCAAAGAGGGTTCAGACATGTCCCTAGCAACCATGGACCAGGGAGTGCTGCTCCTCTGTCA ATGCAAGATGCAGGTGGAGATTTCCAACAAGGTTACTACCCTACGCTTCCTCAGTTTATACCTCCGGGCTTTCTGCCAGGGATTCACTACATTCCACCACCCCTGCCACTTCTGGCTGAAACACCCAAGGAAGCATCTG CTGGCACCACTGATAGCCGGGATTCTGGGGTGATTTGTGAATGCAGCCAGCCATCTCCTCAGGAAGAAACCAATGGAGACCATGCCACGTATTCTAAACATTAA